In candidate division WOR-3 bacterium, one genomic interval encodes:
- a CDS encoding L,D-transpeptidase family protein, protein MKLPTKRFSVVPLMIVILTGDLILQPRNQDRVNAAREKHQSQIDLLFDSLGVEYPPEKVLITAYKKEQILQLWVESKDRAEFLKAREYKFTAFSGKLGPKRKRGDLQIPEGFYHITRFNPRSQFHLSLRINYPNASDKILGSRRDPGGDILIHGEAVTIGCIPIGNEAIEELYLICLDTKNQGQNKIMVYIFPCQMDSLNMDSLKMIAGEDTGLWSFWQNLKQGYDIFMKNKQILKFHVNDKGKYLYDL, encoded by the coding sequence ATGAAATTACCAACAAAGCGTTTTTCTGTTGTCCCCTTGATGATTGTTATCCTTACAGGCGATCTAATATTGCAACCGCGCAATCAAGACCGGGTTAATGCTGCAAGGGAGAAACATCAATCACAGATTGATTTGCTCTTTGATAGTCTGGGTGTAGAATATCCGCCGGAGAAGGTCTTGATTACCGCATATAAAAAAGAACAAATTCTTCAATTGTGGGTGGAATCAAAAGACCGGGCAGAATTTTTGAAGGCGAGGGAATACAAATTTACTGCATTTAGTGGAAAACTCGGTCCGAAAAGAAAAAGGGGGGACTTGCAGATTCCAGAAGGTTTTTATCATATCACCCGTTTCAATCCGAGGTCACAATTTCATTTATCGCTGCGAATAAATTACCCGAATGCTTCGGATAAGATTCTGGGTAGCAGAAGAGACCCTGGTGGTGATATTTTAATTCATGGTGAGGCGGTGACGATTGGATGCATTCCCATAGGTAATGAGGCGATAGAAGAATTGTACCTGATATGCCTTGATACGAAAAATCAGGGGCAGAATAAGATTATGGTTTATATTTTCCCCTGTCAGATGGATAGTTTAAATATGGATTCGCTCAAGATGATTGCAGGAGAAGATACGGGCTTATGGTCTTTCTGGCAGAATTTAAAACAGGGTTATGATATTTTTATGAAGAATAAGCAGATTCTTAAATTTCATGTGAATGATAAAGGAAAATATCTGTATGATTTATGA
- a CDS encoding Hsp20/alpha crystallin family protein, whose product MPAIKQRIEPQVCTYLDPEAYMLIVQVVLPGAEKDKICVKVKTDAILIRAESDEVDYCKYIFLSMRLKKALSKAIYENDILRITIPAQE is encoded by the coding sequence ATGCCAGCCATTAAGCAAAGAATTGAACCACAAGTTTGCACATATCTTGACCCTGAAGCGTATATGCTCATAGTTCAAGTCGTTCTCCCCGGTGCTGAAAAAGATAAAATTTGTGTTAAGGTTAAAACGGATGCAATCTTAATCAGGGCAGAAAGTGATGAAGTGGATTATTGCAAATATATCTTTTTATCAATGCGTTTGAAAAAAGCATTGAGTAAGGCTATATACGAAAATGATATTTTGCGAATAACAATTCCGGCGCAGGAGTAG
- a CDS encoding DUF4139 domain-containing protein — protein sequence MPEIEIFPKIDTVIVYPDRVQVIRTCEVNLNESSDILIPNLPGSLDDESVRIKAKGIKVGEVQVKPGYTKELAPNVKKIEDRIKEISIEDRALADETVVLQEKAKYLSTISVSSPQTISKELFTGSISPDAWRAGLNFIGEELFNVKKRIAEIERKRIELREKMEELKREMNDMQAVSQNKKTIIFDAYPQSKGKGQIEISYVVYGANWYTYYEVRANPSESKIELSYFAKIEQRTGEDWDNAQIILSTAQPSIGGVAPEPQPWYITIYVPRPAVAKAKRAMPPESAEALASAPAMDQKVEYEPAPPVETGIAVRYPLPGKYMIRSGEQAKKVKICDALLDAEFEYFIIPRITELAYLKGEAKNTTAYLFLSGEGNTYVGDDLTGKVYLDTIAPNEKIVFSFGVDEHLKVERKQKKSHIEKTGLVKKALKYEFAYENIVKNFHKKPVKYTLIDQLPVPQSPELKIQDVKFEPEPSEQEKDLGIYYWKGELGPEKELKIEVSFVVESPEGVRIEGLV from the coding sequence ATGCCAGAAATAGAAATTTTTCCAAAGATTGATACAGTCATAGTTTATCCTGACCGTGTTCAGGTAATAAGAACCTGTGAAGTCAATTTAAATGAAAGTTCTGATATTTTAATTCCAAATCTTCCCGGTTCTCTTGATGATGAATCAGTGAGGATAAAGGCAAAGGGCATAAAAGTGGGTGAAGTCCAGGTAAAGCCTGGATATACAAAAGAACTGGCTCCAAATGTAAAGAAAATTGAAGATAGGATTAAAGAAATCTCAATAGAAGACAGAGCCCTTGCTGATGAGACCGTTGTCCTGCAGGAAAAAGCGAAGTATCTCAGCACAATCTCGGTGAGCAGCCCCCAGACCATTTCAAAAGAACTCTTTACCGGAAGTATTTCACCTGACGCCTGGCGTGCAGGATTGAATTTTATTGGTGAAGAACTTTTCAATGTCAAAAAGAGAATTGCCGAAATAGAGCGCAAAAGGATTGAACTCAGAGAGAAAATGGAAGAGTTGAAAAGGGAAATGAACGACATGCAGGCAGTATCCCAGAATAAAAAGACCATTATTTTTGATGCCTATCCGCAATCAAAAGGTAAAGGACAGATAGAAATCAGTTATGTAGTATATGGTGCAAACTGGTATACTTACTATGAAGTAAGGGCTAATCCTTCTGAATCAAAGATTGAACTTTCTTATTTTGCCAAGATTGAACAGAGAACAGGGGAAGACTGGGATAATGCTCAGATAATTTTATCAACCGCACAGCCGTCTATTGGTGGGGTTGCACCAGAACCACAACCCTGGTATATAACCATTTATGTGCCAAGACCGGCGGTAGCAAAGGCAAAAAGGGCAATGCCTCCAGAGTCTGCTGAAGCATTGGCATCTGCACCAGCAATGGACCAAAAGGTTGAATACGAACCAGCACCTCCGGTAGAAACTGGAATTGCTGTTAGATATCCCTTACCCGGCAAATATATGATTAGAAGTGGTGAACAGGCGAAAAAAGTAAAAATCTGCGATGCTCTACTGGATGCAGAATTTGAATATTTTATTATCCCAAGAATCACAGAGCTCGCATATTTGAAAGGGGAAGCGAAGAATACAACTGCCTATCTATTTTTGAGTGGCGAAGGAAACACCTATGTTGGTGATGATTTGACCGGTAAGGTTTATCTTGATACAATCGCACCGAACGAGAAAATAGTATTCTCTTTTGGTGTTGACGAACATCTAAAAGTGGAAAGGAAACAGAAAAAATCACACATTGAAAAGACTGGGCTTGTGAAGAAGGCTCTTAAATATGAATTTGCCTATGAAAATATTGTGAAAAATTTCCATAAAAAACCTGTTAAATATACACTCATTGACCAATTACCAGTTCCACAGAGTCCAGAATTGAAGATTCAGGATGTGAAATTTGAACCTGAACCTTCTGAACAGGAGAAGGACCTTGGTATCTATTACTGGAAAGGTGAATTGGGACCAGAAAAAGAGTTAAAAATAGAAGTTTCTTTTGTAGTAGAATCACCCGAAGGTGTGAGGATAGAAGGATTAGTGTGA